One window of Proteiniborus ethanoligenes genomic DNA carries:
- a CDS encoding FtsX-like permease family protein, with the protein MTLRDIAYKNIKGNFNRYVMYYLSNTLVVMVFFIFANFIFNPTVSNVKKLGMKGLLAANTMIVCEVLILVFTFLFTYYSISNFLKSREKEFGLLSMFGLTKSEIRRYVTYENLFVSLISIITGLLLGVLFSKLFFMAITVIMTLDVEVPFMISSKAVGITALSFIILFQGISFIVTFKIKNNNIVELLKGARVAQSVPKFSVPKTIMAVLFIAIGYGLAVISGGMIILTMFPVLFFTVAGTYFLFSQFSVFATSKLKRNKKIFYNGTSMITLSQIIYKLKDNAKVLFIVSILGAITLTASASVYSVQQSIKAKIQLSHPHDISIMEVGIGSNDMTILEKVQETLQKHGNEISNKNQVVLLKAKNADKPINENDKEKNPYRNPNTEDFYIISNKDYNILANQFKKPNITLTEGKVYVNSYEFVIMGAKDEKLFINNEFLNLNINGVDNKLKLVGETVGGVIDVDRNKTNIAVVSDADFERFQASTPKEKQVIYHGYNIKDWQKSANAVIEIATMVPENENILFSQKITDFADIMQTTSLFLFIGTFVSILFFIATGSIIYFKMFNEVQKDRQEFISLRKMGMTDGEMKKIISTQSFIVFFLPFIVTFSHASFAIIALSNLLLDNITIYFLTIAAIYLVFQTFYYVFSKTMYIRQIRNLGV; encoded by the coding sequence ATGACATTGCGTGATATTGCATATAAGAATATTAAAGGAAATTTCAATAGATATGTAATGTATTACTTAAGCAATACTCTTGTAGTTATGGTGTTTTTCATATTTGCAAACTTTATATTTAATCCTACTGTTTCTAACGTAAAGAAATTAGGGATGAAGGGATTATTAGCTGCTAATACCATGATAGTATGTGAAGTTTTAATATTAGTATTTACTTTTTTGTTCACCTATTATTCAATCTCAAACTTTCTAAAGTCTAGAGAAAAAGAGTTTGGATTGTTATCCATGTTTGGACTCACTAAGTCAGAAATAAGAAGATATGTAACATATGAAAATTTATTTGTATCCCTTATATCTATAATTACAGGACTATTATTAGGAGTACTTTTTTCAAAGCTATTTTTTATGGCTATAACAGTTATTATGACATTAGATGTGGAAGTACCTTTTATGATATCATCTAAAGCAGTAGGAATAACAGCACTAAGCTTCATTATATTATTTCAAGGAATAAGCTTTATAGTTACATTTAAGATTAAAAACAATAATATTGTAGAGCTACTAAAAGGAGCTAGAGTTGCACAATCAGTGCCTAAGTTTTCTGTGCCTAAGACCATTATGGCAGTTCTATTCATTGCTATAGGCTATGGATTAGCAGTAATCTCAGGCGGCATGATAATTTTAACAATGTTTCCCGTATTGTTTTTTACAGTAGCTGGAACCTACTTTTTATTCTCACAATTTAGTGTATTTGCAACTAGCAAGCTTAAGAGGAATAAAAAAATATTTTATAATGGAACCAGTATGATTACATTATCACAGATAATCTACAAGCTAAAGGATAATGCAAAGGTATTATTCATAGTATCCATACTTGGAGCAATCACATTAACTGCATCAGCTAGTGTATATTCTGTTCAGCAAAGTATAAAAGCAAAAATACAGCTAAGTCATCCACATGATATAAGCATTATGGAAGTCGGAATAGGTTCAAATGATATGACTATTTTAGAAAAGGTACAAGAAACTCTACAAAAACATGGCAACGAAATAAGTAATAAAAATCAGGTTGTATTATTAAAAGCTAAAAATGCTGATAAACCTATTAATGAGAACGACAAGGAGAAAAATCCATATCGTAATCCAAATACTGAAGACTTTTATATAATATCTAATAAAGATTATAATATTTTAGCAAATCAATTTAAAAAACCAAATATCACCTTAACTGAAGGTAAGGTTTATGTTAATTCTTATGAATTTGTAATCATGGGGGCCAAAGATGAAAAACTATTTATTAATAATGAATTTTTAAACTTAAATATAAATGGAGTAGATAATAAACTAAAGCTTGTAGGCGAAACCGTTGGAGGAGTTATAGATGTAGATAGGAACAAAACTAATATAGCCGTAGTAAGCGATGCTGATTTTGAAAGATTTCAGGCGAGTACTCCGAAGGAAAAACAAGTTATATACCATGGATATAATATAAAAGACTGGCAAAAGTCAGCTAATGCAGTAATAGAAATAGCAACGATGGTTCCTGAAAATGAAAACATTCTTTTTTCACAAAAGATAACAGACTTTGCAGATATAATGCAGACTACGTCACTATTTCTATTTATCGGAACCTTTGTATCAATACTGTTTTTTATAGCTACAGGCAGTATAATATACTTTAAAATGTTTAATGAAGTTCAAAAGGATAGACAAGAGTTCATATCCTTAAGAAAAATGGGAATGACAGATGGTGAAATGAAGAAAATCATATCGACACAATCGTTTATCGTATTCTTTTTACCATTCATAGTAACATTCAGCCATGCGTCTTTCGCAATAATAGCTTTAAGCAATTTACTATTAGACAACATAACCATATATTTCCTAACCATAGCAGCAATATATCTTGTATTTCAGACCTTCTATTATGTATTCTCCAAGACTATGTATATTAGACAAATAAGAAATCTAGGAGTTTAA
- a CDS encoding tyrosine-type recombinase/integrase translates to MEFLDKKPMDINKVDIENYMCCLLNDHKVSHSYANRDSFITERTVQRIFQNGCQKAKINRNMSVHCLRHSFAAHLLEGGTDIRYIQEFLEHSSSKTTEIYIHVTKSSISKIKSTLDKIMDRVNVNGRQHE, encoded by the coding sequence ATGGAATTTTTAGATAAGAAACCTATGGATATTAATAAGGTAGATATAGAGAATTATATGTGCTGTTTGTTAAATGATCATAAAGTAAGCCATTCATATGCAAATAGAGACAGTTTTATTACAGAAAGGACAGTGCAGAGAATATTTCAAAATGGATGCCAAAAGGCTAAAATCAATAGAAATATGAGTGTACATTGCTTAAGGCATTCATTTGCAGCACATTTATTGGAAGGAGGTACTGATATTAGATATATACAAGAGTTTTTAGAACATAGTAGTTCAAAAACAACAGAAATTTACATACATGTTACTAAATCATCTATCAGTAAGATAAAAAGTACATTAGATAAGATAATGGATAGGGTTAATGTGAATGGTAGGCAACATGAATAG
- a CDS encoding HAD-IIIA family hydrolase, with protein MFYCPHSRESNCSCMKPKDGLVKKALEKYPEIDLKDCFIVGDSLCDVELGERLGIKTFGIGVGKKEGEALIIDSLGDVVRYL; from the coding sequence ATTTTTTATTGCCCTCATTCTAGAGAATCAAATTGTAGTTGCATGAAGCCAAAAGATGGTTTAGTAAAAAAGGCATTAGAGAAATATCCTGAAATAGATTTAAAGGATTGTTTTATTGTAGGAGATTCCTTATGCGATGTTGAACTAGGAGAAAGACTAGGGATAAAGACGTTTGGTATAGGGGTAGGAAAAAAAGAAGGAGAAGCATTAATTATTGATTCATTGGGAGATGTAGTCAGGTATTTATAG
- a CDS encoding PIN domain-containing protein: protein MKIYFDMNIFNRIFDDQTQARVRFESMAIDILFELIEKGQYILTWSFMLDYENSKNPFTDRKTHIQSISTLCKEIIMPHNDIRLIAKNIVEKSNAKEKDALHLACAIYNGCEYFITCDDKFIKTIIRNKNKLEEVLGNIRLFSPIDFLRKEMEIDVIE from the coding sequence ATGAAGATTTATTTTGATATGAACATATTTAATAGGATTTTTGATGATCAAACTCAAGCTAGAGTGCGATTTGAATCTATGGCTATTGATATATTGTTTGAACTTATTGAGAAAGGACAATATATTTTAACATGGTCTTTCATGCTAGATTACGAAAATAGCAAAAATCCATTTACTGATAGAAAAACACATATCCAATCAATTTCTACTTTGTGCAAAGAAATTATTATGCCCCATAATGATATTAGATTAATAGCAAAAAATATAGTTGAAAAATCGAATGCTAAAGAAAAGGATGCGTTACATCTTGCATGTGCAATATATAATGGGTGTGAGTATTTTATTACATGTGATGATAAGTTCATTAAAACAATCATTAGGAATAAAAACAAGTTAGAAGAAGTATTAGGGAATATAAGGTTGTTTAGTCCTATAGATTTTCTTAGAAAGGAGATGGAAATTGATGTCATTGAATGA
- a CDS encoding type II toxin-antitoxin system RelE/ParE family toxin, giving the protein MRIRWTEPAVIDLENIRDYISRDSEYYGLIVVERIFDAVEKLSRFPNIGREVSEINNPNIREILLNNYRIIYKVDEDYILILIIVHGARDLKNMKPWEF; this is encoded by the coding sequence ATGAGGATAAGATGGACTGAACCAGCAGTTATTGATTTAGAGAATATTAGAGATTATATATCAAGAGACTCAGAATATTACGGATTAATTGTAGTAGAAAGAATTTTCGATGCTGTTGAAAAGCTATCGAGGTTTCCTAACATTGGGAGAGAAGTTTCAGAGATAAATAATCCTAATATTAGAGAAATACTACTTAACAATTATCGTATTATTTATAAAGTAGATGAGGACTATATACTAATTTTAATAATTGTACATGGAGCAAGAGATTTAAAAAATATGAAACCTTGGGAATTTTGA
- a CDS encoding aminoglycoside phosphotransferase family protein — protein MKQPDKWRETIDPSTLHFNNFHLKEVLGYPHAGNDVFYVQGMGKDGQEVKGFLKVERQKTADIEREVLIINELDFPFLPTVIDYSFDTPRYILTKEADGERLSYILGDNQNMESLKYMEVYGELLAKIHNVQIDSFPVKEREFVLPHEFYVDNKLEYIERYLLETKIKDTKGFIHGDCHYANILWKDYKVSCLLDYELSGYGSKEYDLAWALTLRPGQKFLRTEKERDIFLESYSRYHNYSKEAFEYYMVLFGITFYKIGSGKQNEDYKSMLIHMINDIISKKIG, from the coding sequence ATGAAACAACCAGATAAATGGCGGGAAACTATTGATCCCTCCACATTACATTTTAATAATTTTCATCTTAAAGAAGTATTAGGTTATCCTCATGCTGGAAATGATGTTTTTTATGTTCAGGGAATGGGCAAAGATGGACAAGAGGTCAAAGGATTTCTAAAAGTAGAGAGACAGAAAACTGCCGATATTGAAAGGGAGGTTTTAATTATTAATGAACTAGATTTTCCTTTCTTACCTACTGTAATAGATTATTCTTTTGATACACCAAGATACATATTGACGAAAGAGGCAGATGGCGAACGTCTATCATATATTTTAGGAGATAACCAGAACATGGAGTCCCTAAAATATATGGAAGTTTATGGGGAGTTGTTAGCTAAAATACATAATGTTCAAATCGATTCATTCCCAGTAAAAGAAAGAGAATTTGTATTACCCCATGAATTTTATGTTGACAATAAATTGGAATATATAGAACGATATTTGCTAGAAACAAAAATTAAGGATACGAAAGGCTTCATTCACGGGGATTGTCATTATGCAAACATTTTATGGAAGGATTACAAAGTATCCTGCTTGCTGGACTATGAATTGTCTGGATATGGAAGTAAAGAGTACGATTTAGCTTGGGCATTAACATTAAGACCAGGACAAAAATTTTTAAGGACAGAAAAAGAACGTGATATTTTTTTAGAATCCTATAGTAGATATCACAATTATTCAAAAGAAGCATTTGAATATTATATGGTTTTATTTGGAATAACATTCTATAAAATTGGTTCTGGAAAGCAAAATGAGGATTATAAAAGTATGCTTATTCATATGATTAATGACATTATTTCAAAGAAAATAGGATAA
- a CDS encoding MmcQ/YjbR family DNA-binding protein yields the protein MGNKLFAAICYGENGKKILTVKCEPEFGIYLRENYSDITLGYYMNKVHWNSFDLNGNVPEMIIKDMIEQSINWY from the coding sequence ATTGGGAATAAGTTATTTGCAGCAATTTGTTATGGTGAAAATGGCAAAAAAATTCTTACGGTAAAGTGTGAACCTGAGTTTGGAATATATTTAAGAGAAAATTATAGTGATATAACCCTTGGATACTACATGAATAAAGTGCATTGGAATTCATTTGATTTGAATGGAAATGTACCAGAAATGATAATAAAAGATATGATTGAACAGTCAATAAACTGGTATTGA
- a CDS encoding DUF3795 domain-containing protein encodes MIESRCGIVCTECDYKEEMNCQGCVNIQKPFWGESCPVKYCCENKTINHCGECGDFPCELLNRFSYDKEQGDNGKRIEQCKKWGMI; translated from the coding sequence ATGATTGAATCAAGATGTGGTATTGTTTGTACTGAGTGTGATTATAAGGAAGAGATGAACTGCCAAGGTTGTGTAAACATTCAAAAACCTTTTTGGGGAGAGTCATGCCCAGTTAAATATTGCTGTGAAAATAAAACAATAAATCATTGTGGGGAATGTGGAGATTTTCCTTGTGAACTTTTAAATAGGTTTTCTTATGATAAAGAGCAAGGTGATAATGGAAAGAGAATTGAACAATGTAAAAAGTGGGGAATGATTTAA
- a CDS encoding NUDIX hydrolase, whose protein sequence is MNFNKKAITAGAFVLYDYLFIFMVGPNKEGDLGVVRFGGHRENDETIIECLKRELKEEASITITLANSPVTYHIEEWDEEPKLIERDLEEDIYPIIIKGTQNGPLSVTYFAYSQEEPKPYFETHGILLLKLKDVELICKELITIDDFLKSEGKALFQKELRRDVILKPGVHLKWLSTLYKKNPDLIESFMTKSLEQV, encoded by the coding sequence ATGAATTTTAACAAGAAAGCAATTACAGCAGGAGCATTTGTTTTATATGATTATTTATTTATTTTTATGGTGGGACCAAATAAGGAAGGGGATTTGGGTGTAGTAAGATTTGGAGGTCATAGGGAAAATGATGAGACAATTATAGAATGCTTGAAAAGAGAGTTAAAAGAAGAGGCATCGATAACAATAACTTTAGCGAATTCACCAGTGACATACCACATAGAAGAATGGGATGAAGAACCAAAGCTAATAGAAAGAGATTTGGAGGAAGACATATATCCAATTATTATAAAAGGTACTCAAAATGGTCCATTATCAGTAACATATTTTGCATACTCGCAAGAAGAACCAAAACCTTATTTTGAGACCCACGGTATTTTACTTCTTAAATTGAAAGATGTAGAACTGATTTGTAAGGAATTAATTACAATTGATGATTTTTTAAAAAGCGAAGGGAAAGCATTATTTCAAAAAGAATTAAGAAGGGATGTTATTCTAAAGCCCGGAGTACACTTAAAATGGTTATCAACGTTATATAAGAAAAATCCAGATTTAATAGAAAGTTTTATGACAAAAAGTTTGGAGCAAGTATAG
- a CDS encoding class I SAM-dependent methyltransferase codes for MNQDERMFSIGVQNINLKEFSQKGRVLDIGGGGEGIIGQLLGEKVIAIDPRSDELEEAAEGPLKIIMDARELKFLNKTFDGVTSFFTLMYIEKQYHQKVFEEIYRVLKDEGEFVIWDATISQFPGGIKDIILVPLEIELKDKKITTTYGVLWNKAQQDMKYYIKLGEKIGFEVITKEEMNQTYYIRFKKKVSI; via the coding sequence ATGAATCAAGATGAAAGAATGTTTTCAATTGGTGTCCAGAATATCAATTTAAAGGAATTTAGCCAAAAGGGGAGAGTTTTAGATATTGGTGGTGGAGGAGAAGGAATTATTGGTCAACTTTTGGGTGAAAAGGTGATTGCAATTGATCCTAGAAGTGATGAACTTGAAGAGGCGGCAGAAGGACCATTGAAAATTATTATGGATGCAAGAGAATTGAAATTTTTGAACAAAACTTTTGATGGAGTAACATCATTTTTTACATTGATGTACATAGAAAAACAGTATCATCAAAAAGTATTTGAAGAAATATATAGGGTTTTAAAAGATGAGGGTGAATTTGTTATTTGGGATGCTACTATTTCTCAATTTCCTGGAGGAATTAAAGATATAATTTTGGTACCACTTGAAATTGAATTAAAAGATAAGAAAATTACAACAACCTATGGTGTATTGTGGAATAAAGCTCAACAAGACATGAAATATTATATTAAATTAGGTGAAAAAATAGGATTTGAAGTTATAACAAAAGAAGAGATGAACCAAACATATTATATAAGATTTAAAAAGAAAGTTAGTATTTAA
- a CDS encoding flavodoxin domain-containing protein — translation MKTIIIYKSKTGFVKKYAEWIAKDLLADIYEVSKVNVNTLTKYDAVIYGGSLHAVGINGVKFITRNIDKLMGKRVVVFASGASPSSEKVIKEVITRNFTSDQQKHIKFFYLQGGFNYNKLSSFDKVLMTLLKWNIKNKKKKKKELTSDEIGMLEVLDKPADFTRKSNIDEIVNYVNS, via the coding sequence ATGAAAACCATTATAATTTACAAATCAAAAACAGGTTTTGTAAAGAAATATGCAGAATGGATTGCGAAAGATTTATTAGCGGATATTTATGAAGTTTCAAAGGTTAATGTCAATACGTTGACAAAATATGATGCTGTGATTTATGGTGGCAGTCTACATGCGGTTGGCATTAATGGTGTTAAGTTTATTACAAGAAACATTGATAAGCTAATGGGCAAAAGGGTAGTTGTTTTTGCTTCTGGTGCTTCTCCATCGAGTGAAAAAGTAATAAAAGAAGTTATTACACGCAACTTTACTTCAGACCAACAAAAACATATTAAGTTTTTCTACTTACAAGGAGGTTTTAACTATAATAAGCTATCATCCTTTGACAAAGTGCTTATGACATTATTGAAGTGGAATATAAAGAATAAAAAGAAAAAGAAAAAAGAATTGACATCTGATGAAATAGGTATGCTTGAAGTACTAGATAAACCAGCAGATTTTACGAGAAAAAGTAACATAGATGAAATCGTTAATTATGTAAATTCATAG
- a CDS encoding type II toxin-antitoxin system RelE/ParE family toxin has protein sequence MRIRWTEPAVIDLENIRDYISRDSEYYGLIVVERIFDAVEKLSRFPNIGREVPEINNPNIREILLNNYRIVYKVDEDYILILTIVHGARDLKNMKPWEF, from the coding sequence ATGAGAATAAGATGGACAGAACCAGCAGTTATTGATTTAGAGAATATTAGAGATTATATATCAAGAGACTCAGAATATTACGGATTAATTGTAGTAGAAAGAATCTTCGATGCTGTTGAAAAGCTATCGAGATTTCCTAACATTGGGAGAGAAGTTCCAGAGATAAATAATCCTAATATTAGAGAAATACTACTTAACAATTATCGTATTGTTTATAAAGTAGATGAAGACTATATACTAATTTTAACAATTGTACATGGAGCAAGAGATTTAAAAAATATGAAACCTTGGGAATTTTGA
- a CDS encoding type II toxin-antitoxin system HicA family toxin, whose product MGSKYPVLSPNEIIKALEKIGFQKISQKGSHAKYKKFGNPSRVIIIPMHDEVAKGTLKSILEQADLPLEEFLNLL is encoded by the coding sequence ATGGGCTCAAAATATCCTGTATTATCACCTAATGAAATCATTAAAGCCTTAGAAAAAATCGGTTTTCAAAAGATTTCTCAAAAAGGAAGTCATGCGAAATATAAAAAGTTTGGAAATCCTTCAAGAGTTATAATAATACCAATGCATGATGAAGTTGCCAAAGGCACTTTAAAAAGCATTTTAGAACAAGCTGACTTACCACTAGAAGAGTTCTTGAACCTTTTATAA
- a CDS encoding type II toxin-antitoxin system HicB family antitoxin: MSIKVTVVVQKEDNWYVAKCLENSVASQGKTIEESIDNLREALELFYEDTTPENVNVPTFVTTMEVAL, from the coding sequence ATGAGTATTAAAGTGACCGTCGTTGTTCAAAAAGAAGACAACTGGTATGTTGCAAAATGTCTTGAAAATAGTGTTGCTTCACAAGGCAAGACTATTGAAGAATCAATTGATAACCTACGAGAAGCACTTGAGTTGTTCTATGAAGATACAACACCAGAAAACGTCAATGTTCCTACCTTTGTCACTACAATGGAGGTAGCGTTGTAA
- a CDS encoding DUF3795 domain-containing protein has product MYEKISNLIGKCGFYCGSCPTYSKDKCTGCRIAHTKGDCYTFDCVDDQKIDYCGLCKNFPCDEIMTREKATVLDLRWLKWKKLQRDRENNME; this is encoded by the coding sequence ATGTATGAGAAAATAAGTAACTTAATTGGAAAATGTGGCTTTTATTGTGGAAGTTGCCCTACTTACTCAAAAGATAAATGTACAGGATGTAGGATAGCACATACAAAAGGGGATTGCTATACATTTGATTGTGTAGATGATCAAAAAATTGATTATTGTGGTTTATGCAAGAATTTTCCTTGTGACGAAATAATGACAAGGGAAAAAGCAACGGTATTAGATTTAAGGTGGCTAAAGTGGAAAAAGTTGCAAAGAGACAGAGAAAACAACATGGAATGA